A single window of Caldalkalibacillus thermarum DNA harbors:
- the lpdA gene encoding dihydrolipoyl dehydrogenase translates to MVVGEFGKEVDVLVIGAGPGGYVAAIRAAQLGKKVTIVEKDKLGGVCLNVGCIPSKALISAAHKYELMNDDQGMGITAENVTVDFAKVQEWKQGVVQKLTGGVETLLKGNNVEIIQGEAIFVSEDEVRVNRGYESERLKFNHCIIATGSRPVELKPFPFGGRIISSTEALALKEIPKSMVVIGGGYIGIELGQTFAKFGTKVTILEGENQILPTFEKQVAQLVQKNLKRLNVNVVKNAMAQSAEQDENSVTVTYKVKDKEETITADYLLVTVGRKPNTDELGLDMAGVKVNERGLIEVDEQCRTSNERIFAIGDVVAGPALAHKASYEGKIAAEVIAGEPSAVDYKVIPAVVFSDPEIATVGLTEAEAKEEGYEVSVGKFPFAANGRALSVNATDGFVKVVANKENGVILGAQVVGMEASNLIAELGLAIEMGATLEDVALTIHAHPTLGEMTMEAAEVALGQPIHMVK, encoded by the coding sequence ATGGTTGTAGGTGAATTTGGCAAAGAAGTGGATGTGCTGGTGATCGGTGCAGGCCCGGGTGGATATGTGGCTGCCATCCGGGCAGCCCAACTGGGCAAGAAAGTGACGATTGTGGAGAAAGACAAACTGGGAGGCGTCTGCCTCAATGTGGGATGTATTCCTTCCAAAGCTTTGATTTCGGCAGCCCATAAGTATGAACTGATGAATGATGACCAGGGCATGGGCATTACAGCTGAAAATGTGACAGTGGATTTCGCCAAAGTGCAAGAATGGAAGCAAGGAGTCGTTCAAAAATTGACCGGTGGTGTGGAAACCCTGCTTAAAGGGAACAATGTTGAAATCATTCAAGGCGAGGCTATTTTTGTCAGCGAGGATGAAGTACGCGTCAACCGCGGCTATGAATCAGAACGCCTCAAATTTAACCACTGCATCATTGCCACCGGTTCCCGTCCTGTTGAGCTGAAGCCTTTCCCGTTTGGCGGCCGGATTATCTCTTCTACTGAAGCGCTCGCGTTGAAGGAAATTCCTAAAAGCATGGTGGTGATCGGCGGGGGATATATCGGCATTGAGCTGGGGCAAACCTTTGCCAAGTTTGGGACCAAAGTGACCATCCTTGAAGGTGAAAATCAGATTCTACCCACCTTCGAAAAACAAGTGGCCCAGCTGGTTCAGAAAAACCTTAAACGGCTCAATGTCAATGTGGTTAAAAACGCCATGGCCCAGTCTGCTGAACAAGATGAAAACAGTGTAACCGTCACCTATAAAGTGAAGGACAAAGAAGAAACCATTACCGCTGACTACCTGCTGGTCACTGTGGGACGCAAGCCAAATACTGATGAACTCGGTTTGGACATGGCTGGGGTTAAAGTGAATGAGAGAGGCTTAATAGAAGTGGATGAGCAGTGCCGCACCAGCAATGAACGCATTTTTGCCATCGGCGATGTGGTAGCTGGCCCTGCATTGGCTCATAAAGCCTCTTATGAAGGGAAGATAGCGGCTGAAGTGATAGCTGGAGAGCCCAGCGCTGTTGACTACAAGGTTATTCCGGCTGTGGTGTTCTCCGATCCTGAAATCGCCACTGTGGGACTGACAGAAGCAGAAGCGAAGGAAGAGGGTTATGAGGTGTCAGTAGGCAAATTCCCGTTTGCTGCCAATGGCCGGGCCCTTTCCGTCAACGCAACCGATGGTTTTGTTAAAGTGGTGGCCAATAAAGAAAACGGCGTTATATTAGGGGCCCAGGTTGTGGGTATGGAGGCTTCGAATCTTATTGCTGAGCTTGGACTGGCCATCGAGATGGGCGCCACACTGGAAGATGTTGCCTTGACCATTCACGCTCATCCCACACTGGGCGAGATGACCATGGAAGCGGCTGAAGTGGCCCTTGGGCAACCCATTCATATGGTCAAATAA
- a CDS encoding dihydrolipoamide acetyltransferase family protein yields MAVFEFKLPELGEGIHEGEIIKWHVQPGETVEEDQIILEVQNDKAVVEVPSPVNGTVKEIVAEEGTVAVVGDTLITFEVEGDVPEQNDEAKEETGTKPEAKQTEADKPAEEKGDKETAPAAQPAASREERMKVLAMPSVRKYAREKGVDITQVKGSGPNGRITREDIDAYLAGGKAPAAEQKAAAEEKQETAVHAAKPAVRGERYEERVPLRGIRKVIAQAMTKSVYTAPHVTVMDEVNVSKLVELRQKAKPLAEKKGVKLTYLPFIVKAAVAALREFPQLNASIDDDKEEIVYKHYYNIGIATDTENGLLVPVVEDADQKNIWQIAAEIRDLATRGREGKLSREELTGSTFTITNIGSAGGMFFTPVINYPEVAILGTGRIQEKPVVVDGEIKVAPVMALSLSFDHRLIDGVAAQQFVNYVKQLLEDPDMLILEA; encoded by the coding sequence GTGGCCGTCTTTGAATTTAAACTCCCCGAACTGGGGGAAGGCATTCACGAAGGTGAAATCATCAAATGGCACGTTCAACCGGGTGAAACGGTGGAAGAAGACCAGATCATTCTGGAAGTGCAAAATGACAAAGCAGTCGTGGAAGTGCCTTCACCTGTCAATGGAACCGTTAAGGAAATCGTTGCGGAAGAAGGGACAGTAGCTGTAGTCGGTGATACATTAATCACTTTTGAAGTAGAGGGAGATGTGCCGGAGCAAAACGATGAAGCTAAAGAGGAAACTGGGACAAAGCCGGAAGCGAAGCAGACTGAAGCGGACAAGCCGGCAGAAGAGAAAGGAGACAAAGAGACAGCCCCTGCCGCCCAACCTGCTGCTTCCCGCGAGGAGCGCATGAAAGTTTTAGCCATGCCTTCCGTGCGTAAATATGCCCGGGAAAAAGGGGTAGACATCACCCAGGTGAAAGGCAGCGGGCCGAATGGCCGCATCACCCGTGAAGATATCGATGCTTATCTGGCTGGTGGCAAAGCGCCTGCCGCTGAACAAAAGGCGGCTGCAGAAGAAAAGCAGGAAACTGCAGTGCATGCCGCCAAGCCAGCCGTTAGAGGAGAACGTTACGAAGAGCGTGTTCCCCTGCGTGGCATCCGCAAAGTGATCGCCCAGGCAATGACCAAGTCTGTCTATACAGCGCCGCATGTCACAGTGATGGACGAGGTCAATGTCAGCAAGCTGGTTGAATTAAGGCAAAAAGCCAAACCACTCGCAGAGAAAAAGGGTGTTAAATTGACTTATCTGCCGTTTATTGTCAAAGCAGCCGTGGCTGCCCTGCGTGAATTCCCACAGTTGAATGCCTCCATTGATGACGACAAAGAAGAGATTGTGTACAAGCATTATTACAATATCGGCATTGCCACTGACACGGAAAATGGTCTGCTTGTTCCTGTTGTGGAAGATGCGGACCAGAAGAACATATGGCAAATTGCCGCTGAAATCCGCGACCTGGCCACCCGCGGCCGGGAGGGCAAACTGTCCCGTGAGGAGCTGACCGGCAGCACCTTTACCATTACTAACATTGGTTCGGCCGGAGGCATGTTCTTCACACCGGTTATCAACTATCCTGAAGTGGCTATTTTGGGAACAGGCCGCATTCAGGAAAAGCCAGTGGTTGTTGATGGAGAGATAAAAGTGGCTCCGGTGATGGCACTGTCCTTAAGCTTCGATCACCGTTTGATTGATGGGGTAGCCGCACAGCAGTTTGTCAACTATGTGAAACAACTTCTGGAAGATCCAGATATGTTAATCTTAGAGGCATAA
- a CDS encoding alpha-ketoacid dehydrogenase subunit beta, with product MAQMTMIQAINDALRVELERDETVLVFGEDVGKNGGVFRATDGLQKQFGKERVFDTPLAESGIGGLAIGLGLTGFRPVMEIQFFGFVFEVMDSIASQMARMRYRSGGRYHSPITIRSPFGGGVKTPELHADSLEGLMLQTPGLKVVIPSNPYDAKGLLISAIRDNDPVVFLEHMKLYRSFRGEVPEGEYTIPIGKANIVKEGEDVTIITYGAMVHTSLKAAEQIEKERGAKVEVIDLRTISPIDIDTIVQSIEKTNRAIVVQEAQKQSGVAAEVIAQINEKAILHLEAPVLRVTAPDTVYPFGMIEDKWLPDPNRVVKAINQVLDF from the coding sequence ATGGCTCAGATGACAATGATTCAAGCCATTAATGATGCTTTGCGCGTGGAATTGGAACGCGACGAAACTGTCCTTGTGTTCGGTGAAGACGTTGGAAAAAACGGAGGCGTGTTCCGTGCGACAGACGGATTGCAAAAGCAGTTCGGAAAGGAGCGCGTCTTTGATACACCGCTGGCTGAATCCGGTATTGGTGGACTAGCTATCGGACTTGGCCTCACTGGTTTCCGTCCCGTCATGGAAATCCAGTTTTTTGGTTTCGTGTTTGAAGTGATGGACAGCATCGCCTCCCAAATGGCGCGGATGAGATACCGTTCCGGCGGACGTTACCACAGCCCCATCACCATCCGCTCACCGTTTGGTGGAGGGGTTAAAACACCTGAATTGCATGCGGACAGTCTGGAAGGACTAATGTTACAAACACCTGGCCTGAAAGTAGTCATCCCCTCCAACCCTTATGACGCCAAAGGGTTATTAATCTCTGCTATCCGGGACAACGATCCGGTGGTCTTTTTGGAGCACATGAAATTATACCGTTCTTTCCGCGGTGAAGTGCCGGAAGGTGAATACACCATTCCAATCGGAAAAGCGAACATTGTTAAAGAAGGTGAAGATGTCACCATTATCACCTATGGTGCCATGGTGCACACCTCGCTGAAGGCTGCTGAACAGATTGAAAAAGAGCGGGGAGCCAAGGTTGAAGTGATCGACTTGCGCACCATCAGTCCGATCGACATTGACACCATCGTTCAATCCATTGAAAAAACAAACCGGGCCATTGTCGTGCAGGAAGCGCAAAAACAATCTGGCGTTGCTGCTGAAGTCATCGCCCAAATTAATGAAAAAGCCATTCTGCACCTTGAAGCCCCGGTTCTGCGCGTCACAGCCCCGGACACTGTCTATCCGTTCGGTATGATCGAAGATAAGTGGCTGCCTGATCCAAATCGCGTCGTCAAAGCCATTAATCAGGTCTTAGATTTCTAA
- the pdhA gene encoding pyruvate dehydrogenase (acetyl-transferring) E1 component subunit alpha yields MSKQLKPIRAEKVETIRVLDADGKVISPDLEPKLSDAELRELMRRMVFTRVWDQRAISLNRQGRLGFYAPVAGQEATMIGSQFALKKEDFILPSYRDIPQIVWHGLPLYQAFLYSRGHQHGGQIPEDVNVLMPQIIIGAQIIQTAGVALGFKKKGEKRVAVTYIGDGGTSQGDFYEGINFAGAYHVPAVFVIQNNQYAISVPVELQTAAETLAQKAVAAGIPGYQVDGMDVLAVYTVMKEVVEKARNGEGPALIESLTYRYGPHTMAGDDPTRYRSNEELDEWEKNDPLIRFRKYLEAKGLWSEEDENKVIEEAKEEINKALKQADETEKMTIPQLIDSMFETLPAHLEEQKAEYEKAGE; encoded by the coding sequence ATGAGTAAACAATTGAAGCCTATTCGAGCCGAAAAAGTAGAGACCATTAGAGTGCTCGATGCAGACGGGAAGGTTATCTCTCCCGATCTGGAGCCCAAACTGAGTGATGCTGAGTTGCGTGAACTGATGAGACGCATGGTGTTTACCCGTGTATGGGACCAACGGGCCATCAGTCTCAACCGTCAGGGACGCTTGGGATTCTATGCGCCTGTAGCGGGTCAGGAAGCTACAATGATTGGATCCCAATTTGCTTTGAAGAAGGAAGACTTTATTCTGCCCAGCTACCGTGACATACCCCAAATCGTTTGGCATGGTCTTCCGCTGTACCAGGCTTTCTTGTATTCAAGAGGACATCAGCATGGGGGACAAATTCCCGAAGATGTGAATGTTTTGATGCCTCAAATCATTATTGGTGCTCAAATCATTCAAACAGCAGGCGTGGCACTAGGTTTCAAGAAAAAAGGAGAAAAACGTGTAGCCGTGACATACATCGGAGACGGTGGAACGTCTCAAGGGGACTTCTATGAAGGGATAAACTTTGCTGGTGCTTACCATGTGCCTGCTGTATTTGTGATTCAGAACAACCAGTACGCCATTTCCGTTCCGGTTGAACTGCAAACCGCTGCTGAAACTTTAGCTCAAAAAGCAGTGGCAGCCGGTATTCCAGGTTACCAGGTGGACGGGATGGACGTGTTAGCCGTATACACCGTGATGAAAGAAGTAGTGGAAAAAGCCCGTAACGGAGAAGGGCCAGCCTTGATTGAAAGCTTGACGTATCGCTACGGTCCGCATACGATGGCTGGAGATGACCCAACCCGTTACCGCAGCAATGAAGAGTTAGATGAATGGGAGAAAAACGATCCGCTGATCCGCTTCCGTAAATATCTGGAAGCCAAAGGGCTCTGGTCTGAAGAAGACGAGAACAAAGTGATCGAAGAAGCTAAGGAAGAAATTAACAAGGCTCTGAAGCAAGCGGATGAAACAGAGAAAATGACCATTCCGCAATTGATCGACTCCATGTTTGAAACACTTCCTGCTCACCTTGAAGAACAAAAAGCAGAGTACGAGAAAGCGGGGGAATAA
- a CDS encoding alpha/beta hydrolase, with protein MSDKNYLKRTVIKESISSRYLDEERSVRIFLPPGYNELISYPIVYAQDGQDAFMYGRIATIANYLILEKGMEPIIIVGVDVDKKKRSSEYSPLGSRNEAYKRFFVEELCPFIESRYPLRQNGMNRILLGDSLGATVSLHMALDHPHWFQYVISLSGAFLNPTLAELSRASDLGWLNIWMLIGTEETEVETHAGTFNFLDWNRRAKSVLEQKGANLTYLEKEGKHIWGFWQKHLPDALMHYFGSNI; from the coding sequence ATGAGTGACAAAAACTACCTCAAACGTACTGTCATCAAAGAATCTATCAGTAGCAGATACCTTGATGAGGAGCGCTCCGTACGCATCTTTCTTCCGCCCGGCTATAACGAATTGATCTCTTACCCTATCGTGTATGCCCAGGATGGACAAGATGCCTTCATGTATGGCCGCATCGCCACCATCGCTAATTATCTCATACTTGAAAAAGGAATGGAACCCATCATTATCGTTGGGGTTGATGTAGATAAAAAGAAGCGCTCCAGCGAATATTCTCCGCTGGGTTCCCGCAATGAAGCATATAAACGTTTCTTTGTGGAGGAGTTATGTCCATTTATAGAATCCCGTTACCCGCTGCGACAAAATGGGATGAACCGCATCTTGCTGGGGGATTCCCTTGGGGCAACGGTCTCTTTACATATGGCCCTTGATCATCCCCACTGGTTCCAATATGTCATTAGCCTTTCCGGAGCCTTTTTAAACCCAACCTTAGCTGAATTGTCGAGAGCCTCCGATTTGGGTTGGCTGAATATCTGGATGCTGATTGGCACAGAAGAAACAGAAGTGGAAACGCACGCGGGCACCTTTAACTTTTTGGACTGGAATCGCCGGGCCAAATCAGTCCTTGAACAAAAAGGAGCTAACCTCACCTATCTGGAAAAAGAGGGCAAGCATATTTGGGGATTTTGGCAAAAACATCTCCCTGATGCTTTGATGCATTACTTTGGTTCAAATATCTAG
- a CDS encoding AMP-binding protein, producing MGKAAEILMITDSSANLKHYAETYANWSWDDVDQVFTWSKTGRVNIVHEAVDRHVEEGFGDQIALLYTDGQGRDEQYTFADMSRLSSQFANGLKKLNIKKGDRVFIFMPRCPEVYVAMLGIVRIGAIAGPLFEAFMEAAVKDRLEDSGAVAVVTTPELVGRIPAAELPALKHIILVGAQETTSPNQVLYEDLMQVSGEHTIEWVDRESGMLLHYTSGSTGKPKGVLHVHDAMRHQYVSGKFAYDLREGDIYWCTADPGWVTGTSAGIWAPWLNRVTVVLRGGRFKPEDWYATLEKFKVTVWFSAPTAFRMLMGAGDELPKRYDLSHLRHILSAGEPLNPEVIRWGLDILGLRIHDNWWMTETGSTICSNYPSMPIRPGSMGKLLPGIQKYNQYFKNGWYISGDMAYKDEDGYFWFSGRVDDVINTSGERVGPFEVESKLVEHPAVAEAGVIGIPDEVR from the coding sequence GAAACATTATGCTGAAACTTATGCCAATTGGAGCTGGGATGATGTAGACCAAGTCTTTACGTGGTCAAAAACAGGTCGTGTCAACATTGTACATGAGGCAGTGGACCGTCATGTGGAAGAGGGATTCGGAGATCAAATTGCGCTCCTTTATACTGACGGACAAGGCCGAGATGAACAGTACACATTTGCAGACATGAGCCGTCTGTCCTCACAGTTTGCCAACGGGTTAAAAAAGTTAAATATTAAGAAAGGTGATCGCGTATTCATTTTCATGCCGCGCTGTCCGGAAGTGTATGTGGCCATGCTGGGCATTGTACGTATTGGAGCCATTGCCGGACCACTGTTTGAAGCGTTTATGGAAGCAGCTGTAAAAGACCGGCTGGAGGACAGCGGAGCGGTTGCTGTTGTGACCACGCCTGAGCTGGTGGGGCGTATTCCTGCAGCAGAATTGCCTGCTTTGAAGCACATTATTTTGGTTGGTGCCCAAGAAACCACTAGCCCCAATCAAGTTTTGTATGAGGACCTGATGCAGGTCAGTGGTGAACATACCATTGAGTGGGTTGACAGAGAAAGTGGCATGCTTCTCCACTACACTTCCGGTTCCACTGGAAAACCGAAAGGCGTCTTGCATGTTCATGATGCCATGCGACATCAGTATGTGTCAGGCAAATTTGCTTATGATTTAAGAGAAGGAGATATTTATTGGTGTACAGCAGATCCGGGGTGGGTGACTGGGACATCTGCAGGAATATGGGCACCTTGGCTTAATCGTGTGACAGTCGTTCTGAGAGGGGGCAGGTTCAAACCGGAAGATTGGTACGCCACGTTGGAAAAATTTAAAGTTACCGTATGGTTTAGTGCCCCAACAGCGTTTCGCATGTTGATGGGCGCAGGGGATGAATTGCCCAAACGGTATGATTTGTCTCATTTGCGCCATATTCTCTCCGCTGGTGAGCCGTTAAATCCGGAGGTGATCCGCTGGGGATTGGACATACTGGGCTTAAGAATTCATGATAACTGGTGGATGACAGAAACAGGTTCTACCATTTGCAGCAATTATCCTTCTATGCCCATCCGCCCCGGCTCCATGGGCAAACTTTTGCCGGGTATACAAAAATACAATCAATATTTTAAAAATGGGTGGTATATCTCAGGTGATATGGCTTACAAAGATGAAGACGGATACTTCTGGTTTAGCGGACGGGTTGATGATGTCATCAATACCTCAGGAGAAAGGGTGGGCCCTTTTGAAGTGGAAAGCAAGCTGGTGGAACATCCGGCAGTGGCCGAAGCGGGTGTGATCGGCATTCCTGATGAAGTCCGGTAA